The following are encoded in a window of Nitrospinota bacterium genomic DNA:
- the cobD gene encoding cobalamin biosynthesis protein CobD, with product MHAFAIGLGYFLDLLLKDPHTAWHPVRLIGNFISAQERFYRGILKLELAGGLLLAIITPGAVFFLSLAMLIALERIHWSLAFIGDAVLVWCAISPSALAAEARVIEKRLEAGDDAGAKTALSMIVGRDTAHMDRAAIARATVETVAENSVDGVISPLLYAALGGGPLAMAYRAVNTCDSMVGYRNERYERFGKIPARVDDFANFIPARAALAVIAVAAWLAGLNPQKAVVIGWRDRLKHPSPNSAHGEAAFAGALGVRLGGPSVYGGIVKEKPWLGDEIKPMDELVIAQARRLLGWTALVAALCAGGVSLFLF from the coding sequence ATGCACGCCTTCGCAATAGGATTGGGGTATTTTCTTGATCTTTTGCTTAAAGACCCGCACACCGCGTGGCATCCGGTGCGTCTTATCGGCAACTTCATTTCCGCGCAGGAACGGTTCTACCGCGGCATCTTAAAGCTGGAGCTGGCCGGCGGACTGCTGTTGGCGATTATTACCCCCGGCGCGGTGTTTTTCCTTTCGCTGGCGATGCTCATTGCATTGGAGCGGATACATTGGAGTCTGGCGTTCATCGGCGATGCGGTGCTTGTCTGGTGCGCCATTTCGCCGTCGGCGCTGGCGGCCGAAGCGCGCGTGATCGAAAAACGCCTGGAAGCGGGGGACGATGCGGGGGCGAAAACGGCGCTCTCGATGATTGTCGGGCGCGATACGGCGCATATGGACCGCGCGGCTATCGCGCGCGCCACGGTTGAAACGGTGGCGGAAAACAGCGTGGACGGCGTCATTAGCCCGTTGCTGTACGCCGCGCTGGGAGGCGGGCCGCTGGCGATGGCATACCGCGCTGTGAATACCTGTGATTCGATGGTCGGCTACCGGAACGAGCGATACGAGCGCTTTGGGAAAATCCCGGCCCGCGTTGATGATTTCGCCAATTTCATCCCCGCGCGTGCCGCGCTGGCCGTCATCGCTGTTGCCGCGTGGCTGGCGGGGTTGAATCCGCAAAAGGCGGTGGTCATAGGGTGGCGTGACCGCCTGAAACATCCCAGCCCCAACAGCGCGCATGGGGAAGCGGCGTTTGCCGGGGCGCTGGGGGTGCGGCTGGGCGGGCCGAGTGTTTATGGCGGCATTGTGAAAGAAAAGCCGTGGCTGGGGGACGAAATCAAACCGATGGATGAACTGGTAATCGCACAAGCGCGCCGGTTATTGGGGTGGACGGCATTGGTTGCGGCTCTTTGCGCCGGGGGCGTTTCGCTGTTTTTATTTTAG